In Salinarimonas sp., a genomic segment contains:
- a CDS encoding tripartite tricarboxylate transporter permease has protein sequence MTEALGSFALSWLDPSLLLLTALGTLAGIYVGAIPGLSVTMAASILISFTFKWEVNDALALIAGIYVGGVYGGARTAILLNIPGSPAAIATALDGYPLAKRGLAGEAIGLSTVMSVMGGLIGVAALALAAPAISDVALMFTSRDYLLLGLIGILLVGTLSGESLAKGAFCGALGVMIGMVGLDPMTAQARFTFGSIDLMGGIPYVVAMIGFFGVAEALTQLETVDKAAVKQKIARIVPPWADVRRYLKVGLRASGIGTVIGALPGTGGDIAALLAYDDAKRATKAPETPFGEGAKEGLVAPEAANNAAVGGAFVPMLTLGIPGDAVTAVIIGALFIHGLKPGPMLLVETPHLFWFIVGNLTLANLFLLVFGLTGVRVFTRIVECPKAILIPLILILSAVGAYAIQNNPAHITWTLAFGVVGYLLKKYGFQVAPIILGVILGPMMDANYRRAMIGAKGDVGRFLADFVTHPISLALSLALVALLVSQTPLPRLIRRAAGR, from the coding sequence ATGACCGAGGCGCTCGGCTCCTTCGCCCTGTCCTGGCTCGATCCGTCGCTTCTCCTGCTGACGGCGCTCGGCACGCTCGCCGGCATCTATGTCGGCGCGATCCCCGGCCTGTCGGTGACGATGGCCGCCTCGATCCTGATCTCGTTCACCTTCAAATGGGAGGTGAACGACGCGCTCGCGCTCATCGCCGGCATCTATGTCGGCGGCGTCTACGGCGGGGCGCGCACCGCGATCCTGCTCAACATCCCGGGCTCGCCCGCCGCCATCGCCACCGCGCTCGATGGCTACCCGCTGGCGAAGAGGGGCCTCGCGGGGGAGGCGATCGGGCTCTCGACCGTGATGTCGGTGATGGGCGGGCTGATCGGCGTCGCCGCGCTCGCGCTGGCGGCGCCGGCGATCTCCGACGTCGCGCTGATGTTCACCTCGCGGGACTACCTGCTGCTCGGCCTCATCGGCATCCTCCTCGTCGGCACGCTGTCGGGCGAGAGCCTCGCCAAGGGCGCGTTCTGCGGCGCGCTGGGCGTGATGATCGGCATGGTCGGGCTCGACCCGATGACCGCGCAGGCGCGCTTCACCTTCGGCTCCATCGACCTGATGGGCGGCATTCCCTACGTCGTCGCCATGATCGGCTTCTTCGGCGTGGCCGAGGCATTGACCCAGCTCGAGACCGTCGACAAGGCGGCGGTCAAGCAGAAGATCGCCCGCATCGTCCCGCCCTGGGCCGACGTGCGGCGCTACCTGAAGGTCGGCCTGCGGGCCTCCGGCATCGGCACCGTGATCGGCGCGCTGCCCGGCACCGGCGGCGACATCGCCGCGCTCCTCGCCTACGACGACGCCAAGCGCGCGACGAAGGCGCCGGAAACGCCGTTCGGCGAGGGTGCGAAGGAAGGGCTCGTCGCCCCGGAGGCCGCCAACAACGCCGCCGTCGGCGGGGCCTTCGTGCCGATGCTGACGCTCGGCATCCCCGGCGACGCGGTGACCGCCGTCATCATCGGCGCGCTGTTCATCCACGGGCTCAAGCCCGGGCCGATGCTGCTCGTCGAGACGCCGCACCTGTTCTGGTTCATCGTCGGCAACCTGACGCTCGCGAACCTGTTCCTGCTCGTCTTCGGGCTCACCGGCGTGCGGGTCTTCACCAGGATCGTCGAGTGCCCGAAGGCGATCCTGATCCCGCTGATCCTGATCCTCTCGGCCGTCGGCGCCTACGCGATCCAGAACAATCCCGCCCACATCACCTGGACGCTGGCCTTCGGCGTCGTCGGCTATCTCCTGAAGAAATACGGGTTCCAGGTCGCGCCGATCATCCTCGGCGTGATCCTCGGGCCGATGATGGACGCGAACTACCGTCGCGCCATGATCGGCGCGAAGGGCGACGTCGGCCGGTTCCTCGCCGACTTCGTCACCCACCCGATCTCGCTGGCGCTGAGCCTGGCGCTCGTGGCTCTGCTCGTGTCGCAGACGCCGCTCCCGCGCCTCATCCGGCGAGCAGCGGGAAGGTGA
- a CDS encoding alpha/beta hydrolase: MMRSGTVKRLVDPVLALLAGLAIAVALVRLDATTEGLVVERTAIEHIPATVHRPAEGARGPAVVIAHGFAGSRQLMQAFAVTLARNGYVAVSFDFAGHGRNPRPLAGSIVEEDGATRTLVAETRAVAEHARGLGDGRIALLGHSMASDIVVRAAQELPAAEAVVAVSMFSPAVTPTSPENLLVVVGGLEAGLKQEALRAVGLAVDGAAEEAVTYGDVAAGTGRRAVFADGVEHVGVLYSRETLEETLAWLDAAFGVERAAQPYIDRRGPLILLLLAGIVVAARPLSRLLPRAAPAPVGAGLPWRRLWIVLVVPALATPLLLRVVPTQILPVLVADYLAAHFLAYGLLTAACLAYARRRGWTRPGPRPFRGRLALATAAVVAYGFVGIVWPLDAYVTSFVPGADRLPLIGIMLAGTLSFFLADEWATRGPGAARFGYAAAKLAFVVSLALAVALDFERLFFLVIIVPVIGAFLLVYGLFSRWAYGATLHPAVAGIANAVAFAWALAVTFPLLAG, translated from the coding sequence ATGATGCGGAGCGGAACGGTGAAGCGGCTCGTCGACCCCGTGCTGGCGCTCCTCGCGGGGCTCGCGATCGCCGTCGCGCTGGTGCGGCTCGACGCCACGACGGAGGGCCTCGTCGTCGAGCGAACGGCGATCGAGCACATTCCCGCGACCGTCCACCGCCCGGCGGAGGGCGCGCGCGGGCCGGCGGTGGTCATCGCCCACGGCTTCGCCGGATCGCGCCAGCTGATGCAGGCCTTCGCCGTGACGCTGGCCCGCAACGGCTACGTCGCGGTGAGCTTCGACTTCGCCGGGCACGGCCGCAATCCGCGCCCGCTCGCGGGCTCGATCGTCGAGGAGGACGGCGCGACGCGCACCCTCGTCGCGGAGACGCGGGCGGTGGCGGAGCACGCGCGCGGCCTCGGTGACGGGCGGATCGCGCTGCTGGGCCATTCCATGGCCTCCGACATCGTGGTGCGGGCGGCGCAGGAGCTGCCGGCGGCCGAGGCGGTCGTCGCCGTCTCGATGTTCTCGCCCGCGGTGACGCCGACGTCTCCGGAGAACCTGCTCGTGGTCGTCGGCGGGCTCGAGGCGGGCCTGAAACAGGAGGCCCTGCGCGCGGTCGGCCTCGCGGTCGACGGCGCGGCCGAGGAGGCCGTCACCTACGGCGACGTCGCGGCGGGCACGGGGCGCCGCGCCGTCTTCGCCGACGGCGTCGAGCATGTCGGCGTGCTCTATTCCCGCGAGACGCTGGAGGAGACGCTCGCCTGGCTCGACGCGGCCTTCGGCGTCGAGCGGGCGGCCCAGCCGTATATCGACCGGCGCGGGCCGCTGATCCTGCTGCTCCTCGCCGGGATCGTCGTCGCCGCGCGCCCGCTCTCGCGGCTGCTGCCGCGGGCCGCGCCGGCGCCCGTCGGCGCGGGGCTGCCCTGGCGACGTCTGTGGATCGTGCTCGTCGTCCCGGCGCTCGCGACGCCGCTCCTGCTGCGGGTCGTGCCGACGCAGATCCTGCCGGTGCTCGTCGCCGACTATCTCGCGGCGCACTTCCTCGCCTACGGCCTCCTCACCGCGGCCTGCCTCGCCTATGCGCGGCGGCGCGGCTGGACGCGCCCCGGTCCGCGCCCCTTCCGGGGCCGGCTCGCGCTGGCGACCGCCGCCGTGGTCGCCTACGGGTTCGTCGGCATCGTCTGGCCGCTCGACGCCTACGTGACGAGCTTCGTGCCCGGCGCCGACCGGCTGCCGCTGATCGGGATCATGCTGGCGGGCACCCTCTCGTTCTTCCTCGCCGACGAATGGGCGACGCGCGGGCCGGGCGCGGCGCGCTTCGGCTACGCGGCGGCGAAGCTCGCCTTCGTGGTCTCGCTGGCGCTGGCGGTGGCGCTCGACTTCGAGCGGCTGTTCTTCCTCGTCATCATCGTGCCGGTGATCGGGGCCTTCCTCCTGGTCTACGGCCTCTTCAGCCGATGGGCCTACGGCGCGACGCTCCACCCCGCGGTGGCGGGGATCGCCAACGCGGTGGCCTTCGCCTGGGCGCTCGCGGTCACCTTCCCGCTGCTCGCCGGATGA
- a CDS encoding 1-phosphofructokinase family hexose kinase, with product MKPIVTLTLNPSVDGSAETDRVRHTHKIRTSNERYDPGGGGINVARVLQELGAEACAVFAAGGVTGGVLDALVSQRGLAFERIPIHDDTRISHVVYERASGKEYRFVPEGPLLRDGECRAVIEEIAGRDVDWIVASGSLPRGTQPGFYGRIAEIAARKGAKLVLDTSGPALAETLEHGGVHLVKPSQGELEKAVGRRLDGPDAIAEAAMSFVEAGKVALVAVTLGHEGAILASKEGIVRKDVPQVEVRSAVGAGDSFVAGMTFGLATGLSAREAFVLGMAAGTAAVLTPGTELCRREDVERLRHEIGE from the coding sequence ATGAAGCCGATCGTCACCCTCACGCTCAATCCGTCGGTCGACGGCTCGGCCGAGACCGACCGGGTGCGCCACACGCACAAGATCCGCACCTCGAACGAGCGCTACGATCCCGGCGGCGGCGGCATCAACGTCGCGCGCGTGCTCCAGGAGCTCGGCGCCGAGGCCTGCGCCGTCTTCGCCGCGGGCGGCGTCACCGGCGGCGTGCTCGACGCCCTCGTCTCCCAGCGCGGGCTCGCCTTCGAGCGCATTCCGATCCACGACGACACGCGCATCAGCCACGTCGTCTACGAGCGCGCGTCGGGTAAGGAATACCGCTTCGTGCCGGAGGGCCCGCTCCTGCGCGACGGCGAATGCCGGGCCGTGATCGAGGAGATCGCGGGCCGCGACGTCGACTGGATCGTCGCCTCCGGCTCGCTGCCGCGCGGGACGCAGCCCGGCTTCTACGGCCGCATCGCGGAGATCGCCGCGCGCAAGGGCGCGAAGCTCGTGCTCGACACCTCCGGTCCCGCCCTCGCCGAGACGCTGGAGCATGGCGGCGTCCATCTCGTGAAGCCGAGCCAGGGCGAGCTCGAGAAGGCTGTCGGGCGCAGGCTCGACGGCCCCGACGCCATCGCGGAGGCGGCGATGTCGTTCGTCGAGGCCGGCAAGGTCGCCCTCGTCGCGGTGACGCTCGGCCACGAGGGCGCGATCCTCGCCTCGAAGGAGGGGATCGTGCGCAAGGACGTGCCGCAGGTGGAGGTGCGCTCGGCAGTCGGCGCGGGCGACAGCTTCGTCGCCGGCATGACCTTCGGCCTCGCCACCGGCCTCTCCGCGCGCGAGGCCTTCGTGCTCGGCATGGCCGCCGGCACCGCCGCCGTGCTGACGCCGGGCACGGAGCTGTGCCGGCGCGAGGACGTCGAGCGCCTGCGACACGAGATCGGAGAGTGA
- a CDS encoding monooxygenase, with amino-acid sequence MTTTLLQFDFPFDGPFGAGMTEALGGLAHDIAGEAGLIWKIWTENEAERRAGGIYLFADAASAERYRAKHEARLAGFGITGIVAKSFSVNGDLSAITRAPL; translated from the coding sequence ATGACCACCACGCTGCTGCAATTCGACTTTCCCTTCGATGGCCCCTTCGGCGCCGGCATGACCGAGGCGCTCGGCGGGCTCGCGCACGACATCGCCGGCGAGGCGGGGCTGATCTGGAAGATCTGGACCGAGAACGAGGCCGAGCGGCGCGCCGGCGGCATCTATCTCTTCGCCGACGCCGCCTCGGCGGAGCGCTACCGGGCGAAGCACGAGGCCCGGCTCGCCGGCTTCGGGATCACCGGCATCGTGGCGAAGAGCTTCTCCGTCAACGGCGACCTCTCCGCGATCACGCGCGCGCCTCTCTGA
- a CDS encoding tripartite tricarboxylate transporter TctB family protein gives MTPPSDTRPRALRPGELGVALVLVVFAGVAFWRAAEISGFGSLTSGGVFPMLAAAVMIASGLAILRDAWRRRGGEGLRPLAVLAYLAPARLVAFLALVALYAAAIPQAGFVAASAAFVFVSVAFLWRRGIVWAAVIAAVSVAALWHVFRVAFQVVLPTGSFWQ, from the coding sequence GTGACGCCCCCGAGCGATACGCGCCCGCGCGCGCTCCGCCCCGGCGAGCTCGGCGTCGCCCTCGTCCTCGTGGTCTTCGCCGGGGTCGCCTTCTGGCGCGCGGCGGAGATCTCGGGCTTCGGGAGCCTGACGAGCGGGGGCGTCTTCCCGATGCTCGCCGCGGCGGTGATGATCGCGAGCGGGCTCGCGATCCTGCGCGACGCCTGGCGGCGGCGGGGCGGCGAGGGGCTCCGCCCGCTCGCCGTCCTGGCGTATCTCGCGCCGGCGCGGCTCGTCGCCTTCCTCGCGCTGGTGGCGCTCTACGCGGCGGCGATCCCGCAGGCCGGGTTCGTCGCCGCCTCGGCGGCCTTCGTCTTCGTCTCGGTGGCTTTCCTCTGGCGCCGCGGGATCGTGTGGGCGGCGGTGATCGCGGCCGTCTCGGTCGCGGCGCTCTGGCACGTCTTCCGCGTGGCCTTCCAGGTGGTGCTGCCGACCGGGAGCTTCTGGCAATGA
- a CDS encoding EAL domain-containing protein, producing MPRLSLQRLLPVAFAAVGLAVAFGALHLFDRAERLRHLEERATATLAAVVEAAGLQTALAKEVALRAVLLAQAREPNAVAAAEAALAAAIAAQDETLTRLQRQVATGADALTGPLDADVGALVSRARSVERLALRVAAGEPEVIALTSDTDALVARVRQMNRMIRATMEQWEREAHARQRALEGLAAILVTALVACCLFPILFMLQRRNRQLQSASAGLAAAAEELGVMSEMAQVAPWHIAPASGEVRWSERLVRLLGLSGAGAPSLPATLALFEPASAERLARVVARARGSGEGWDVELTTTAAVGSRRMRCFGQAVREHGRIVSIACAMQDVTDGALARARYEAAQQRLAMATEGANIGLWDWSPETDEAWYDDTWFGMLGYDPGELPATGTTWITLVHPDDAPGARDRLARHVEGATPDYKAEFRMRTKDGAWRWILAVGRVAARDAAGAASRISGLHLDITERREAEAALAASEERFRCLTAMSSDWYWEQDADLRFVQFSHEIESVWKVRTELLGKTRRELPIVLENATWEEHQAVLDRHEPFRDLEYRIADGGDRRWFRVSGDPIFGPDGGFRGYRGVGSDITERRLALEQQVAAREAASERARQLQLTLAHMIQGLTMYDGAGRLVIWNDRYLELMDLPREEIRHGMHLSEVLELRRRCGSFDHPVAEALAAFLARISRGEEMRATVRTRSGRLIAQINAPIPGGGWVTTHEDVTEREQVAARISHAAHHDVLTGLANRASLKMHVDEALRAAVAQPFSVMLIDLDRFKAVNDTFGHAIGDALLVEAAERMTALVRHGDVVARLGGDEFAVLQRTGREGRGGAEALAKRLLSALVDPFWIDGRQISIGASIGVALAPEHGREVDELMRNADTALYRVKADGRNGWRVFDGDLDAAARSRRELARDLREALHRREFHLNFQPIVDLGSRRAVGVETLLRWSHPRRGLVSPGIFIPLLEETGLITGVGDWVLAQACREAAALPEHVRLAVNVSPAQLRNRGLLDVVVTALEETGLAPERLELEVTETVLLDDDQALLADLRRVKALGVRISLDDFGTGYSSLSYLRMFPFDKIKIDKSFVNDFVEREDCAAIVCSVIALARSLDMVCTAEGVETETQAAMLRAAGCDLAQGFLFSKPKPLADLDLDALGAEPERRIA from the coding sequence ATGCCGCGCCTGTCGCTCCAACGCCTCCTTCCCGTCGCCTTCGCCGCGGTCGGGCTGGCCGTCGCGTTCGGGGCGTTGCACCTGTTCGACCGCGCCGAGCGGTTGCGTCATCTGGAGGAGCGCGCCACCGCGACCTTGGCGGCCGTCGTCGAAGCGGCCGGGCTTCAGACGGCGCTCGCCAAGGAGGTCGCGCTGCGCGCCGTCCTCCTCGCGCAGGCGCGCGAGCCGAACGCCGTGGCCGCGGCCGAGGCGGCGCTGGCGGCCGCCATCGCGGCGCAGGACGAGACGCTCACGCGTCTGCAGCGGCAGGTCGCGACCGGCGCCGACGCCCTCACCGGGCCGCTCGACGCCGACGTCGGGGCGCTGGTGTCGCGCGCGCGCTCGGTGGAGCGGCTCGCGCTGCGCGTCGCCGCGGGGGAGCCTGAGGTGATCGCCCTCACCTCGGATACGGACGCCCTCGTCGCCCGGGTGCGGCAGATGAACCGGATGATCAGGGCGACGATGGAACAGTGGGAGCGCGAGGCGCATGCGCGCCAGAGGGCGCTCGAAGGCTTGGCGGCGATCCTCGTCACCGCGCTCGTCGCCTGCTGCTTGTTCCCGATCCTGTTCATGCTCCAGCGGCGGAACCGGCAGCTGCAGAGCGCCTCCGCCGGCCTCGCCGCAGCGGCGGAGGAACTCGGCGTAATGTCCGAAATGGCGCAGGTCGCGCCCTGGCACATCGCGCCGGCGAGCGGCGAGGTGCGCTGGTCCGAGCGCCTGGTTCGCCTGCTCGGCCTGTCCGGCGCGGGCGCGCCGAGCCTGCCAGCGACGCTCGCCCTGTTCGAGCCCGCCTCGGCCGAGCGGCTCGCCAGGGTCGTCGCCCGCGCCCGCGGGAGCGGCGAGGGCTGGGACGTCGAGCTCACCACGACGGCGGCCGTCGGGTCGCGCCGGATGCGCTGCTTCGGCCAGGCCGTGCGCGAGCACGGGCGCATCGTCTCCATCGCCTGCGCGATGCAGGACGTCACCGACGGCGCCCTCGCCCGCGCGCGCTACGAGGCGGCCCAGCAGCGGCTCGCGATGGCGACCGAGGGCGCCAATATCGGCCTGTGGGACTGGTCCCCGGAGACGGACGAGGCCTGGTACGACGACACCTGGTTCGGCATGCTCGGCTACGACCCGGGCGAGCTTCCGGCCACCGGCACGACCTGGATCACGCTCGTCCACCCCGACGACGCGCCGGGCGCCCGCGACCGGCTCGCGCGGCACGTCGAAGGCGCGACGCCGGACTACAAGGCCGAGTTCCGCATGCGGACGAAGGACGGCGCCTGGCGGTGGATCCTGGCGGTCGGTCGCGTCGCCGCCCGCGACGCCGCCGGCGCGGCGAGCCGGATCTCGGGGCTGCACCTCGACATCACCGAGCGGCGCGAGGCCGAGGCGGCGCTCGCCGCGAGCGAGGAGCGCTTCCGCTGCCTCACCGCCATGAGCTCCGACTGGTATTGGGAGCAGGACGCGGACCTGCGCTTCGTGCAGTTCTCCCACGAGATCGAAAGCGTGTGGAAGGTTCGCACCGAGCTCCTCGGCAAGACCCGGCGCGAGCTGCCGATCGTGCTCGAGAACGCGACCTGGGAGGAGCATCAGGCCGTGCTCGACCGGCACGAGCCGTTCCGCGATCTCGAATACCGGATCGCCGACGGCGGAGACCGGCGCTGGTTCCGCGTCAGCGGCGACCCGATCTTCGGCCCGGACGGCGGCTTCCGCGGCTATCGCGGGGTCGGCTCCGACATCACCGAGCGCCGCCTCGCGCTCGAGCAGCAGGTCGCCGCGCGCGAGGCCGCCTCGGAGCGCGCCCGACAGCTGCAGCTGACGCTCGCCCACATGATCCAGGGCCTGACGATGTACGACGGCGCGGGCCGTCTGGTGATCTGGAACGACCGGTATCTCGAGCTGATGGACCTGCCGCGGGAGGAGATCCGCCACGGCATGCACCTCTCCGAGGTGCTCGAGCTGCGCCGGCGCTGCGGCTCCTTCGACCATCCGGTCGCCGAGGCGCTCGCCGCCTTCCTCGCCCGCATCTCCCGCGGCGAGGAGATGCGCGCCACGGTCCGCACGCGCTCCGGCCGGCTGATCGCGCAGATCAACGCGCCCATTCCCGGCGGCGGCTGGGTGACGACCCACGAGGACGTCACCGAGCGCGAGCAGGTCGCGGCCCGCATCAGCCACGCGGCCCATCACGACGTGCTCACGGGCCTCGCCAACCGCGCCTCGCTGAAGATGCACGTGGACGAGGCCCTGCGCGCCGCGGTGGCGCAGCCCTTCTCGGTCATGCTGATCGACCTCGATCGCTTCAAGGCGGTGAACGACACGTTCGGCCACGCCATCGGCGACGCGCTGCTCGTCGAGGCGGCGGAGCGGATGACGGCGCTGGTCCGGCACGGCGACGTCGTGGCGCGCCTGGGCGGGGACGAGTTCGCCGTGCTCCAGCGCACCGGGCGCGAGGGCCGCGGGGGAGCGGAAGCGCTCGCCAAGCGGCTCCTCTCCGCGCTGGTCGACCCCTTCTGGATCGACGGGCGCCAGATCTCCATCGGCGCGTCGATCGGCGTCGCCCTCGCGCCCGAGCACGGACGGGAGGTCGACGAGCTGATGCGCAACGCCGACACCGCGCTCTACCGCGTCAAGGCCGACGGCCGCAACGGCTGGCGCGTCTTCGACGGCGACCTCGACGCCGCCGCGCGCAGCCGCCGCGAGCTCGCCCGAGACCTGCGCGAGGCGCTCCACCGGCGCGAATTCCATCTCAACTTCCAGCCCATCGTCGATCTCGGCAGCCGGCGGGCGGTCGGGGTCGAGACGCTGCTGCGCTGGAGCCACCCGCGCCGCGGCCTGGTCTCGCCGGGAATCTTCATTCCGCTGCTCGAGGAGACCGGCCTCATCACCGGGGTGGGCGACTGGGTGCTGGCGCAGGCCTGCCGCGAGGCGGCGGCGCTGCCGGAGCACGTGCGCCTGGCGGTCAACGTCTCGCCGGCTCAGCTGCGCAATCGCGGGCTTCTCGACGTCGTGGTGACCGCGCTGGAAGAAACCGGGCTCGCGCCCGAGCGGCTGGAGCTCGAGGTGACCGAGACGGTGCTCCTCGACGACGACCAGGCGCTGCTCGCCGACCTGCGGCGCGTGAAGGCGCTCGGGGTGCGGATCTCGCTCGACGATTTCGGAACGGGCTACTCGTCCTTGAGCTATCTGCGCATGTTCCCGTTCGACAAGATCAAGATCGACAAGTCGTTCGTGAACGACTTCGTCGAGCGCGAGGATTGCGCGGCCATCGTCTGCTCGGTGATCGCGCTGGCGCGCAGCCTCGACATGGTCTGCACGGCGGAGGGCGTCGAGACCGAGACGCAGGCGGCGATGCTGCGCGCCGCCGGTTGCGATCTCGCCCAGGGCTTCCTGTTCTCGAAGCCCAAGCCCCTGGCCGATCTCGACCTCGACGCCCTCGGCGCCGAGCCGGAGCGGCGCATCGCCTGA
- a CDS encoding 2-hydroxyacid dehydrogenase, with amino-acid sequence MKVVVFSAKPYDRVFLTEAARATGHELVFVEATLTADSAVLADAAQAVCVFVNDHGDAAVLEKLAGMGVRLVALRCAGFNNIDLQAARRLGLTVARVPAYSPHAVAEHTLALILALNRNIHRAFNRVREGNFALDGLLGFDLHGKTAGIVGTGQIGAITAGILQGFGCTVIAHDVHENPDCVARGIAYVSREELFARSDVISLHCPLTPQTHHMIDADAIRRMKRGVMIVNTSRGAVIDTRAVLAGLKAGIIGRLALDVYEEEGDLFFEDLSNNIIGDDVFARLLTFPNVLITGHQAFFTKEALGNIAETTLANIDAFARTGEPMHRVSVEKIAD; translated from the coding sequence GTGAAAGTCGTCGTCTTCAGCGCCAAGCCCTACGACCGCGTCTTCCTGACGGAGGCCGCGCGCGCAACGGGCCACGAGCTCGTCTTCGTCGAGGCGACCCTCACGGCCGATTCCGCCGTGCTGGCAGACGCCGCGCAGGCGGTGTGCGTCTTCGTCAACGATCACGGCGACGCCGCCGTGCTGGAGAAGCTCGCCGGCATGGGAGTGCGCTTGGTCGCGCTGCGCTGCGCGGGCTTCAACAACATCGACCTCCAGGCGGCGCGCCGGCTCGGGCTCACGGTGGCGCGGGTGCCGGCCTATTCGCCGCACGCGGTCGCCGAGCACACGCTGGCGCTCATCCTCGCGCTCAACCGCAACATCCACCGCGCCTTCAACCGGGTGCGCGAGGGCAATTTCGCCCTCGACGGCCTGCTCGGCTTCGACCTCCACGGCAAGACGGCGGGCATCGTCGGCACGGGGCAGATCGGCGCGATCACGGCGGGCATCCTGCAGGGGTTCGGCTGCACCGTCATCGCCCACGACGTCCACGAGAACCCGGACTGCGTCGCCCGCGGCATCGCCTACGTCTCGCGCGAGGAGCTGTTCGCCCGCTCGGACGTGATCTCGCTGCACTGTCCGCTCACGCCGCAGACGCACCACATGATCGATGCCGACGCGATCCGGCGCATGAAGCGCGGGGTGATGATCGTCAACACCAGCCGCGGGGCGGTGATCGACACCCGCGCCGTGCTCGCGGGGCTGAAGGCCGGGATCATCGGCCGCCTCGCGCTCGACGTCTATGAGGAGGAGGGGGACCTGTTCTTCGAGGATTTGTCGAACAACATCATCGGCGACGACGTGTTCGCGCGCCTGCTCACCTTCCCCAACGTGCTGATCACCGGGCACCAGGCCTTCTTCACCAAGGAGGCGCTCGGCAACATCGCCGAGACGACGCTGGCCAACATCGACGCCTTCGCCCGGACGGGCGAGCCGATGCACCGGGTCTCGGTGGAGAAGATCGCCGACTGA
- a CDS encoding tripartite tricarboxylate transporter substrate binding protein, which produces MNKTVAAAAAAIALAWAGAAHADYPEREVLGVVMWGAGGATDTVARAVNPAAEEALGKPIVVLNKAGGAGAISTAFVAAAPADGYTLLYGAENPQLHGVMGVSELDYSDFTPINILGRGVAVITVPAESDYRTLEDLLADIAANPGEVKMGSTGPGGLPSTIGALIANEADFDVIAIPFDGEGPGLTAMLGGEVDFMPTGISAAAEQIRGGLVRALAVVNPEPVDSLPDVPAITDTLPEMEKYLPWGPFYGVFVRREVPEDVTATLVEVYRTAAQDPGFVELMENRGNVVMNISGAEAEAFLDRWQRVTTWVLQDTGAAEVSPETLGIPRP; this is translated from the coding sequence ATGAACAAGACCGTCGCCGCGGCCGCCGCCGCGATCGCGCTCGCCTGGGCGGGCGCCGCTCACGCGGACTATCCCGAGCGCGAGGTGCTCGGCGTCGTGATGTGGGGCGCCGGCGGCGCCACCGACACCGTCGCCCGCGCCGTCAACCCGGCCGCCGAGGAGGCGCTCGGAAAGCCGATCGTCGTGCTCAACAAGGCCGGCGGCGCCGGCGCCATCTCCACCGCCTTCGTCGCCGCCGCGCCCGCGGACGGCTACACGCTGCTCTACGGCGCCGAGAACCCGCAGCTGCACGGCGTGATGGGCGTCTCCGAGCTCGACTATTCCGACTTCACGCCGATCAACATCCTCGGCCGCGGCGTCGCGGTGATCACGGTGCCGGCGGAGTCGGACTACCGGACGCTGGAGGATCTCCTCGCCGACATCGCCGCCAATCCGGGCGAGGTGAAGATGGGCTCGACCGGCCCCGGCGGCCTGCCCTCCACCATCGGCGCCTTGATCGCCAACGAGGCCGATTTCGACGTCATCGCCATTCCCTTCGACGGCGAGGGCCCGGGCCTCACCGCCATGCTCGGCGGCGAGGTCGACTTCATGCCCACCGGCATCTCGGCCGCGGCCGAGCAGATCCGCGGCGGGCTGGTGCGCGCGCTCGCCGTGGTCAATCCCGAGCCGGTGGACAGCCTGCCGGACGTCCCGGCCATCACCGACACGCTCCCCGAGATGGAGAAGTACCTGCCCTGGGGGCCGTTCTACGGCGTGTTCGTGCGCCGCGAGGTACCGGAGGACGTCACGGCGACTCTCGTCGAGGTCTACCGCACGGCGGCGCAGGACCCCGGCTTCGTCGAGCTGATGGAGAACCGCGGCAACGTGGTGATGAACATCTCCGGCGCGGAGGCCGAGGCGTTCCTCGACCGCTGGCAGCGGGTCACCACCTGGGTGCTGCAGGACACCGGCGCCGCCGAGGTGAGCCCCGAGACGCTCGGCATCCCGCGGCCGTGA